A single region of the Cinclus cinclus chromosome 10, bCinCin1.1, whole genome shotgun sequence genome encodes:
- the LOC134047688 gene encoding phospholipid scramblase 1-like, translating into MFFCRTTTSRSTTMQESQPATAPGMPYGSPQPVPGTYQGGWLGAVNYGFQAQPMGFPGGFAVPPVQNQPTMGGAIWMPIPPSIPNCPPGLEYLTQIDQILIHQQLELLEIVTGFETNNKYEIKNALGQRVYFAAEDTDCLTRNCCGPSRPFTIRIIDNLGREVITLQRPLRCSSCCCPCCLQELEVQAPPGTTVGYVVQNWHACLPKFTIQDEKRMDMLKIIGPCIVCRCCEDVNFEVKSVDETCAVGRISKQWTGFVREAFTDADNFGISFPMDLDVKMKAVMIGACFLIDFMFFEYSGN; encoded by the exons atgtttttttgcaGAACAACTACAAGCAGATCTACAACAATGCAAG AATCTCAAcctgccacagcccctggaATGCCCTATGGCTCCCCTCAGCCGGTCCCTGGGACTTACCAAGGTGGGTGGCTTG GTGCAGTGAACTATGGATTCCaggcacagcccatgggattCCCAGGTGGATTTGCCGTTCCACCTGTCCAGAACCAGCCCACCATGGGCGGGGCAATTTGGATGCCTATTCCTCCTTCTATTCCCAACTGCCCTCCTGGACTGGAGTACCTCACACAG ATTGACCAGATCTTAATTCATCAGCAACTTGAACTTCTTGAGA TTGTGACTGGCTTTGAAACGAACAACAAATATGAAATCAAGAATGCACTGGGACAAAGGGTGTACTTTGCAGCAGAGGACACTGACTGCCTCACCAGGAATTGCTGTGGGCCATCACGGCCCTTCACCATCCGCATTATTGACAACCTGGGCCGCGAGGTGATAACGCTGCAAAGACCTCTGCGATGCTCCTCgtgctgctgcccctgctgctTGCAGGAG CTGGAAGTCCAGGCACCTCCAGGAACAACAGTTGGTTATGTTGTCCAGAACTGGCATGCCTGCCTGCCAAAGTTTACCATTCAAGATGAGAAAAGAATGGATATGCTGAAAATTATTGGCCCGTGTATTGTGTGCCGGTGTTGTGAGGACGTTAATTTTGAG GTGAAGTCTGTGGATGAGACTTGTGCTGTTGGGAGGATTTCTAAGCAGTGGACTGGTTTTGTGCGGGAAGCCTTCACAGATGCAGATAATTTTGGAATCTCATTCCCAATGGACCTTGATGTGAAAATGAAAGCTGTCATGATTGGTGCTTGCTTCCTTATT gACTTCATGTTTTTTGAGTATAGTGGTAATTAA